A segment of the Nitrospinaceae bacterium genome:
AGAGAGGCGGGCGAGATCGGCGTTGTCTTCGATGGATTGGCGCTGCTTAGGCCGTTTGATCTTATCCCCTGCGGTGAGCACTTCCTCGAGCCCGCCGAACTCCTTGATTAGAGCGACGGCAGTTTTCTCGCCGATGCCCGGCACACCAGGAATATTGTCCGAAGAATCTCCCATGAGTGCCTGTATTTCTACAAATTTTTCAGGGGGCACCCCCCAGCGTGCCTCGACCTCGGCAGGGCCGATATCCTCGTCCTTCATGGGATCCCATATACGCACTTTCTCGCCTACAAGCTGAGAAAAATCTTTGTCGGCTGTCACGAGTACAACTTCGAAGCCCTTAGCAACTGACCGAGTCGCGAGCGAGCCAATCAAATCGTCCGCCTCGGCCCCCGCCTGGGAGAGAATCGGGATGCGCATAACCTCCACGACGCGCTTCATATAGGGTATCTGGGCAATCATGTCCTCGGGCGGTGCATCTCGGTTGGACTTGTAGGCATCGTACATCTGGTGGCGGAAGGTAGGCTCTGGCCGATCGAAGGCAACGGCGGCGTATTCGGGCGCTTTGTTGCGAAGAACACCGAGCATCATTCGGGAGAAGGCCATGATTCCCCCGGTTGGCAACTTTCGAGAGTTTGAGAGCCGCTGGCGCATCATGGCGTAGTAGGCTCTGAACATATAGCCGGTACCGTCTATGAGATATATCTGTTTCGCTTTCTTGGCCACAGGACTCCAATCTGTCTCGGGACGATTCGAGGAAAGTTCAGGTCTCAAATTCGCACGACTTCACCGAGACCGCAAGATATCCTTGCCTCCCCCCGAGTCATTGGAAAATTCAACCTGCAAATCCTTGATTTTGCTTGTGCTAATAGGGTAAATTCTATCCAGTGCAGTATTTTACATATGACCGGTATGCATCTTAAGGTGTTTGGAAGATTGGCTGGCCTCAGGAGGGCCCGAGGCATTTTCCGTTACAGAAAGGAACCCGGCATTGAACCAGCCTTCCCCGGAATCCTGGGACGAATTACTCGCGCTTCTTAATGAGCAAATTGAAGAGCGAGAGGTGGCCCGGGCAGACATCGAAAAGAGCATTCAAATTCTCAAGGATGCCGAGCGGGAGTTGCGCCAAAAACACTTTTCTCCCCCACGCCAAGACGACGAGCAACAAGATCATCTCCCCTATCGTATTTCAACATCACCCCTTGGCGGAGATATGCCGGAGGGACCTGAAGCGCACAAGGCCCTTGAGCCGATCAACGAACTAGATGAAATATCGCTTCTAAGAAAAAACGACGCCCCTGCGCCGCCTACCGAAAGCGCCATGGATATCGACGAGAAGCCACGGCTTCTCAGTAATCCGCCAACGCCTCCTACCTCGCCTGATGCAGGAGACACTCTACCGGGCAAAGTGGATGAGGCGCTTCAGGATGAGCAAATTTTTCTTTTGGGCGGCAAGCGTATTCCAGGAAGAGCGCCACTCGATTTCCAAAAACAAGCTGCCAAGGACAACCCCAAACCTGAGTTCCTAAAGGCAACTGAGGGCGATTTAGATTTAGATGTTCCTCAACCCGTTTTCACCAAACCCCACTCTAATGGCGAGCACACCAACGGCGGGCACAGCAATGGCGGATCAAAACCATCCGCACCGAATCCCGTGTTGAAGAAACCGACCGTGCCGCTTCTCAGCAAAGAGCTTCCCGCCGCGCTGGACCAGCTGATGCACTTCATCAGAGGCGGCGGCGCTATACGATGTCAGGACCCCTGGGGGCAGAACTGCGCCGCCTTCCTCCTGACTTCGAACAATACGTCAGTGGCCGCAACGGATGTTTTTCTGAATTATCTTCGAAAATCGATACAGCAGATGAAAAGCCTTCACGACGAAAGCTCAATGATGGGAACGGCAACCAGTCGAAACACAGAAAGATATACGGAGCTCGAAACCCGTAAACACTTCCTTGCCACTCTTGTGAAAGAAATGTTGAAGCAAAGCTTATCTTCTCTTGTTGAGGTGTCAGGCCTAAGAATCACTGGCCAGGAAACACCACCCGACAAATTCGACTTTGAAAATTCGACAAAAGACTTTTTGCATCCTGGGTTTTTAAACGCGCTGGTAGGGCTTTTGGGGAATTCAACCGACATGTTTTTTCTCGCGGGAGGGCCCTATTTCGAGATCGCCGACTTCCTGGGCCAATACAAAACCTTTTCACGCGAGACGGGAGAAGAGGCACTAGCCGCAGCCATGCTCGTACAGCTTGGCCAAAGAGCGACAAAAGAACCGGCTCTGGCCCCCGAGCCGCCAGCACCACCCGTGCCCGCTCTTGGGTCTCCGGTACCGCCCTCAGTTCAGCCACCCACGCCTAAGCCGAGTATCCCTACCCCGCCCGAGGAGAGCGAGGCGGTCGAATTAATGCTCGAGGATGAAGTCCTCGAACTCGACGACCCCGAGGAGCCGGAAAAACCTGTCATCGAACTACCCGACCCCGATATCGACACCCAGTCGTTTATGGAAGAATCCGACAACCTTCAGGACCTCAATACTTTTGACTTCGACCCCTCTGACAAAAAATCCATCATGGCGCAAAAAGAAGATGCGCTCTCTATGTCGAAATTCAAGGTAGGCAAAGAGAAGAAAATCAAGCCCCCCGCCAGCACATCTCTCGATGAGGAATCGCTCTCAAGCTCATCCGCCGGATCCGCACCTGAAACCTCTTTCAGCATCGGCGATATTTCGCCCGCCAATGGCCCAGAAGTGCCTCTTGAGCAAGAGTTCAAACTCAACCCTGAAACCGAGGGCAACGACACCGAATCGTTCAGCCTGGACGATCTCGAAAATCTGCTGGACAAGGAAAACTAGCCTGGCTAATTCTATTTTTAACTAACATTTCTTTTTGAAATTTGTATTGAATCTAGACTATTCCAAAACCGATTCGCCCCATAAGCGCGCTTGACTCGCTGATACGGCAAAATTTCGAAAACGTGGGCAAAACATTATTTTTTTGTGGGGGCTGGCTGCTCGGAAACAGACGGAGCAGGGGCTTTTGTCGGCACAGGAAATTGCCGGAGAGAGAACCCTAAGTAGGTAACGTATAAAAATACCCCGACCAGCAGATAGCGAAGAACTTGAAACAAAATCCGCATCTGCAGGCTAGGCTTTTTTTTACCTATGACTTCAAAATTATACTGCTCCACCACAAAACCTCCCAGTACATTCGAAACCGGGAAATACTTCGAATCAGACCAATCGGGGCCCATAGGAGACAAAACAGCATCTGCTTTTCATATTATTACGAATGATCGGAAATAAAACCAGCGGAAAATACATCCACTGGTGAGCACAGGCACTCATTTTGGCCTCTCCTATTGCCGCCACCCTTTCCTAGAGGTAAGCCACATCTGGAAATGACAATACTATTATCGCAGTTTATTGGCAGGCGAAATAGCAAAAGCCCCAACCGCGCCCAACCGCGCCCAACCGCGCCCAACCGCGCCCAACCGCGCCCAACCGCGCCCAACCGCGCACACCATGAATTGACACTTCCGGCTATGCGGTGCTAACTATCGCCTAGACAAAAAAAACCACCAGGGGGCTCACATGCACATAGATGTTCATTGCCATATTTTTCCCGATGATTACGTTGATCTTATGGAGAAAGAGGGACCCAAGTACGGAGTTACGGTTCACACCGACGATGAAGGTGAGAAGCACTGCACCCTGAAAGGCGTTCGCCAACCCCCCCTCACCCCTTTCACAAATACCGACGTGCGCCTTGGGACGATGAAAGAAATGGGGCTCGACATGAATATCCTCTCTTTTTCCTCGCGTCCCGGTGTCTATTGGGCAGACCCACAACTCGCCGAGGAGCTTTCCCAGACCGCTAACGATGGATATGCACAGATCATCAAAGCCATGCCCGAGAAATTCTCCGGCATGGCCACCCTGCCCGCGCAGGATGCCGAGAGATCCGTCAAAGAACTCGAACGCGCAGTAACCAAGCTGGGCCTCAAAGGCGGCTTCATGGGCACGAACGTCAACGGCCGATACATGGACGATGAAAGCTTCTACCCCATCTACGAGGCTGCAGCCGCCCTCAAAGTCCCCATCATCGTCCACCCGGCCAACCCAGCGGCGATGAACGAAATGCGTGACTATCATCTATTTAACTTTATCGGGTTCACCACCGAGAGCGCCAACTCGATCGCCCGGCTGATTTTCTCTGGGGTTTTCGACCGCTTCCCAGATCTCGAGTTCATCTTTCTCCACGGCGGGGGCACAGCACCCTACCTGATTGGTCGCTTTATGCACGGCTGGGAAGTTCGCCCCGAGTGCCAGGACATCAAACGCTCGCCCATAGAATATATGCGCGAGCACTTTTATTTCGACTCCCTGGTATTCCATCCGCCCATTGTAAGATTTTTGGTAGACCTGATGGGAAGCGAACGCATCATGCTAGGAACAGACCTGCCCTACGACATGACGGACACGCAGATTGTGCAAACGCTTGAGTCCGCCGGTCTCAGCGAGGAAGAGTATGCGAACATCACGCACCTCAATGCGCAAAAGCTCTTCAAACTCTAAGGCACTGCCCGCCAATATGTGAGTATGCGCTAAATGTGGCCATCCTGGGAACAAACGCTCATCATATTCGCTGCGGCCCTCCTTGAGGGATCTGTCGGGTTTGATTTCGGCCTGCTCGCCGCCCCGGCGTTAGGGGCCCTGCTCGGTGTGCGCGATTCGGTAATTCTCATCTCGCTTCCCAATCTCGCCATCGCATCGGCAAAAGTCACGAGCCAAAAAATACCACCCGAGCTCTTCAAACGTCTGATGCCCTTCATCGGCGCCGGTGGAGTAGGGGTTGCTGCCGGGGTTTTCATGCTTGTAACGACGCCTCCCATCATCCTCAAATGGGGACTGGGTATATTCGTTCTCATCACCGCAGCCTACAGCTTCTCCAATTTTCGCATCGAATTCGATCAGCGCGACGAAACTTTTTTCGCCTATCTGGCCGGATTAATCGCTGGCTGGCTAAGCGGGCTGGCCTACGCGGGAGGGCCACTCAGTGTAATTTACCTCGACAGCCTTCAGATAAATCGCTCGCGCCTGGCAAGAATGATGTATATTTCGGCGCTGGCTTTTGCGGCCGTTCAAGTGGCTATGCTGAGCGGGACAGGAAATTTTCTCCCGCTCACGGCCGCGCGGTCATTATTAGCGGTAGTTCCCGCCCTGGCCGGATTTTTAATTGGAAGGCGTCTTAGGGGAGCCGTGAGGCCAGAGTTCGGATATGTGGCGGGGCTGGTTCTTGTAGTCGCCTCGGCCCTGTCGCTGCTTATTTTCGCCCCCGGCGGCTGGCGATAATTACAGACATAAAAATGAGTGGATGAAAGAAATTGAAACTAGGAATTATTTTCCGAATCGCCCTTTGAAACAATTTTAGAGGCCAGCAAAACGAACTCGCGCATACCTTCCAAAGAACCACTTCTCTCATCAAGTTGCACGCCGTAAACATTCTCGTTTTGATCGCGCGTCACGTTGCGGACAAAACCCATCGCATTCTCTAGGACCTTGCCGTTGGGCAGTTCACACGAAACGAATATGGGCATATCCACTTCAAACCGAAACGGACAAGAAATACTGCAACCCGTGTTGCTGATATTTTTTATGTTGCCCTTTGAGGCATCTTTTTTATTACTCAGGTCTTTGAAATCATGTTTTCTCGCCGAAAGAAAAACATCGAGACTCACCTGAATTCGCTCGGTCTTGCGAAGCGACATCTGCTCGATCTGTTCGGGATAAGCCAGAAACAATATTCTAAAAGGCTGAACAGTTTGCAGAAGGACATTGGACTTGAATCCCCAAACACGACCTTCGTACATTCCACGGCCAACAAGCGAAAGATCTTTTGTCAGCTGAACAGCCGAGCCCCCTCGGGTGGGCTGCTCAAGCATCAAGCAACCACCCTCATCCCATCCGATGAGCCGCGACTGCATTCGCAACTTGTTTATCGGATCAACAAGCAAAATGAGGGAGCCCACAGGTAACACAGTCAAATCTCCAGCAATACAAATAACAAAAGGTCGTTCGTGCAAACACCTACCTACTGTAACCTAAAATCAGTCTAAATTGATGCCTTAGTCCTGACAAATGGTATCGGCATTAATTTAACAATACTTTAAACCCATAATTTGTCGATATTTAGGGGCATTCAAACCACACCCGCACGAAGGAGATGGTGAAGATGAATGATTCCTTGTATTTTTGCGTCATCTTCCTCCATTACAACTAGAGCAGTTATGGATTTTGATTCCATTATCTGGAGGGCTGCAGCCGCCATTAAATTAACCGAAATCGTACCCGGCATGGGCGTCATGAGCTCGCCAGCATTTGCCGAAAGATTTCCGTTCGTCCGCCCCAATCCCCGACGAAGATCGCCGTCCGTAATTATTCCGGCAAGACTTCCTGAGGCATCCACCACACAGGTCATGCCGAGGTTTTTTGCGCTGATCTCACTAGTCACATTATTCAAAGGAGCCTCAATACCCACGGTGGGAACATCATCTCCCGTCACCATGAGATCTTCGACCCTTAGGAGGCTCTTTCCCAGCGATCCACCGGGATGAAATCCCGCAAAATCCTCCTCACGGAATCCGCTCGCCTCGAGTACCGCCATCGCCAGCGCATCGCCCATCGCCATTGTCGCCGTACTGCTCGCAGTCGGCGTCAGGTTCATCGGGCAAGCCTCTTGCGCCACCGAGACATCGAGAAAGGCCATGGCCTCCTTGGCAAGCGTCGAGTCCTTGCCTCCGGTAATAGCAATAACCGGGGTATTGAGTCGCGCGAAAACGGGCATGACGCGAAGAAGCTCTTCGGTCTCCCCGCTGTAGGAGAGAGCGAGGATGACATCCGCCCCCGTCACCATACCCAAGTCCCCGTGAACGCCGTCGGAAGGATGGAGGAAAAACGAGGGCGCCCCGATGCTCGAAAGAGTCGCCGCTATTTTCTGACCCACCAGACCGCTCTTCCCGATACCGGTTACAACAACTCTTCCTTTGCAATCCAAAATACTTTCAACCGCCCGCACGAAATCCGCTCCCAAGCGCTCGGGCAAGCGTGCCAAGGCATCGCATTCAATTTGCAGCGTTCGGATTCCCCGCTCGATATGGTCCACGGGTGGCGATTTCCCTTTCTTAAAATAAACCAATGACTTCAGGGGGAAAATTGAACTGAAAAAATAGCATCGCCCACCCCCTCGTGTCCATGTCCATAAACATGAAGCGCAAATGCTAATAACCCATTGAATCTATGGCACCTTAAGTACCCCCCCCTCTCGATTCCTTTACTTCTCCTTACGCGACATGCTAGAAAAAAGCTATAATTACGCTAGCATTAGCAAACTGTTCTTTTTTCTTATTTGTTCGAATCATCAATCGGCCTCTAATCCCCATGGAGAACAAACACCATGTCCGGCCATTCAAAGTGGAGCACCATAAAACGGAAAAAAGGCGTCCTGGACGCCAAGCGGGGCAAGATTTTCACCAAGCTCATTCGTGAAATCACCGTCGCGGCGAAAATGGGCGGCGGCGATCCAGACGGCAACCCCCGCCTACGGATGGCGATCCAGAATGCCAAGGGTGCCAACATGCCGCAGGACAACGTCAACCGTGCCATCACTAAGGGGACGGGCGATATGGAAGGTGTCATTTACGAGGAGTTCACATACGAGGGCTACGGCCCCGGCGGCGTGGCAATACTTATCCCCGTGCTCACAGAAAACCGGAACCGAACGGGCTCCGAAGTGCGACACATCCTATCTAAACGCGGCGGCAACCTCTCCGAACCAAATGCGGTGGCATGGAATTTCGAGAAAAAAGGCATCTTCCTGATTCTCGGCGAGGGTTTGGACGAGGACAACCTCATGGAAGTTGTTCTTGAAGCAGGGGCCGAGGATATGGAGCCCGCCGATGGCAACTACGAAGTGCGCTCGGAGCCCGAGTCTTATGAAGATGTCCGCGCCGCACTTGAGAAAAACGAGATCGCCGTGGAATCGGCCGAACTCGCCATGCTGCCCAAGACTACGGTACAACTTGAGGGAAAACCCGCCGAGCAGATGTTGCGCCTGATAGAGGCGCTCGAAGACAACGACGATGTGCAAAATGTTTGGGCTAATTTCGATATCTCGGAAGAGGAAATGGAAAAAATTTCCGCCTAAATTATTTACACCCCCTCCCTCCGCCCAGGCGAGGCCGCATTGCCTGAAACAGAAGGCACCTACCGCATTCTAGGGGTTGATCCGGGGCTCGGAGTGACGGGTTATGCCGTGCTCGCCGTGGAGGACCCCTTCTCGGAGCCGATACTGGTTGACGGTGGTGTGCTCAGAAGCAACGAGCGCGCGCCTCTTGAAGAGCGCCTGGGAGAATTGCACCACGATCTCTCCCGGGTCATCTCGGACCTATCTCCCGCCGTCATGTCCGTCGAAGACCTTTACGCCCACTACAACCACCCGCGCACCTCTATCATCATGGGGCATGCCCGCGGGGTGATTTTCCTGGCCGCCGCACAGGTGGGCATCTCTGTGCACAGCTACGGCGCCACTGAGATAAAAAAATCCCTCGTCGGCGTAGGCCGGGCCTCTAAGGCACAGGTGCAGCGAATGGTGCAGCAACGACTTGGCCTCGATGAGCTTCCCGAGCCAAACGATTTTGCCGATGCCGTGGCGGCAGCCTACTGCTACATCGACCGCACCCTTCGCCGCACCAGCACAGCGCAGGGGGTGAAACAATGATCAGGCGTATTTCGGGCGAGCTTGTGGAAATCCTAGATGAGAGCGTTGTCGTACGCACCGGCGTGGGCCTGTGCTACGAAGCCCATGTGGGCGCCTATGCCATGCCCGAGCTTCAGGCGCTCATGGGTGCGCGCGAGCCCGTCGAGCTTCACACCCATCACTATCTCGAGGGCAACGTCGCGGCAGGACAATCGCTCATCCCGCGTCTCGTGGGATTTCTCACGGTGGCAGAGCGTGATTTTTTCCTCCGCTTCATCAAGGTGCCCGGCCTGAGCCCCAGAAGCGGAATTCGCGCCATGGGCCTGCCGCCCGAGCGCATCGCAGCGGCGATTCTCGCCCGCGACATGGGCACGCTGACTAAGCTCCAGGGCATCGGCAAGAAAAAAGCCGAGCAGATCATATCCAAGCTCGCCGACGAACTGGCTAAGTTAGGTCTGCCCGCCGGTGTGGCGGATGATGCGCCCGTGCCGGTTGAAGCAGTTAAAAACTCCGAAGCCATGGCCATTCTCATTGGCCAGCTTGGTCTTCGCACCGCCGAGGCTGAAGAATTAATCTCCCGCGCAACAACTTCGCTGGGCACGGATGCTGAGATCAACGATATTCTCGAAGAAGTATTTCGCCTCAGGCGCTAGATGCCCTCGGGCGCCAAAGGAGCGGTTGTGGTTATCGAAAGACGCATATCGGCAAGGGAAACCAGCTCGGCCGAG
Coding sequences within it:
- a CDS encoding amidohydrolase; the encoded protein is MHIDVHCHIFPDDYVDLMEKEGPKYGVTVHTDDEGEKHCTLKGVRQPPLTPFTNTDVRLGTMKEMGLDMNILSFSSRPGVYWADPQLAEELSQTANDGYAQIIKAMPEKFSGMATLPAQDAERSVKELERAVTKLGLKGGFMGTNVNGRYMDDESFYPIYEAAAALKVPIIVHPANPAAMNEMRDYHLFNFIGFTTESANSIARLIFSGVFDRFPDLEFIFLHGGGTAPYLIGRFMHGWEVRPECQDIKRSPIEYMREHFYFDSLVFHPPIVRFLVDLMGSERIMLGTDLPYDMTDTQIVQTLESAGLSEEEYANITHLNAQKLFKL
- a CDS encoding TSUP family transporter, giving the protein MWPSWEQTLIIFAAALLEGSVGFDFGLLAAPALGALLGVRDSVILISLPNLAIASAKVTSQKIPPELFKRLMPFIGAGGVGVAAGVFMLVTTPPIILKWGLGIFVLITAAYSFSNFRIEFDQRDETFFAYLAGLIAGWLSGLAYAGGPLSVIYLDSLQINRSRLARMMYISALAFAAVQVAMLSGTGNFLPLTAARSLLAVVPALAGFLIGRRLRGAVRPEFGYVAGLVLVVASALSLLIFAPGGWR
- a CDS encoding flagellar brake protein → MLPVGSLILLVDPINKLRMQSRLIGWDEGGCLMLEQPTRGGSAVQLTKDLSLVGRGMYEGRVWGFKSNVLLQTVQPFRILFLAYPEQIEQMSLRKTERIQVSLDVFLSARKHDFKDLSNKKDASKGNIKNISNTGCSISCPFRFEVDMPIFVSCELPNGKVLENAMGFVRNVTRDQNENVYGVQLDERSGSLEGMREFVLLASKIVSKGDSENNS
- a CDS encoding KpsF/GutQ family sugar-phosphate isomerase yields the protein MDHIERGIRTLQIECDALARLPERLGADFVRAVESILDCKGRVVVTGIGKSGLVGQKIAATLSSIGAPSFFLHPSDGVHGDLGMVTGADVILALSYSGETEELLRVMPVFARLNTPVIAITGGKDSTLAKEAMAFLDVSVAQEACPMNLTPTASSTATMAMGDALAMAVLEASGFREEDFAGFHPGGSLGKSLLRVEDLMVTGDDVPTVGIEAPLNNVTSEISAKNLGMTCVVDASGSLAGIITDGDLRRGLGRTNGNLSANAGELMTPMPGTISVNLMAAAALQIMESKSITALVVMEEDDAKIQGIIHLHHLLRAGVV
- a CDS encoding YebC/PmpR family DNA-binding transcriptional regulator; its protein translation is MSGHSKWSTIKRKKGVLDAKRGKIFTKLIREITVAAKMGGGDPDGNPRLRMAIQNAKGANMPQDNVNRAITKGTGDMEGVIYEEFTYEGYGPGGVAILIPVLTENRNRTGSEVRHILSKRGGNLSEPNAVAWNFEKKGIFLILGEGLDEDNLMEVVLEAGAEDMEPADGNYEVRSEPESYEDVRAALEKNEIAVESAELAMLPKTTVQLEGKPAEQMLRLIEALEDNDDVQNVWANFDISEEEMEKISA
- a CDS encoding crossover junction endodeoxyribonuclease RuvC, with protein sequence MPETEGTYRILGVDPGLGVTGYAVLAVEDPFSEPILVDGGVLRSNERAPLEERLGELHHDLSRVISDLSPAVMSVEDLYAHYNHPRTSIIMGHARGVIFLAAAQVGISVHSYGATEIKKSLVGVGRASKAQVQRMVQQRLGLDELPEPNDFADAVAAAYCYIDRTLRRTSTAQGVKQ